The Artemia franciscana chromosome 11, ASM3288406v1, whole genome shotgun sequence genome has a segment encoding these proteins:
- the LOC136033334 gene encoding eukaryotic translation initiation factor 4E1-like — MNNTSSESGEGLEGPHLPTSDELKQWTFYMRDATGQRGNWDKTLQEIHSFDTVKGFWELLYHMAKPSQIKQNPRTKEAKNISIFRKGISPRWEDPANSNGGRFEMNINADKLGSSVEIDKLWEDLILLMIGENFGELNEKIHGVDLAIRRREYRLSLWVGECDKQAKSLMIEKIKSISDVEIRFENHTW; from the coding sequence ATGAATAACACTAGTAGTGAAAGCGGCGAAGGTCTTGAGGGACCACATCTTCCGACGAGCGACGAGCTAAAACAATGGACGTTTTATATGCGTGATGCCACTGGTCAAAGAGGTAACTGGGACAAGACTCTCCAGGAAATTCATTCATTTGATACTGTCAAAGGCTTTTGGGAGCTTCTATATCATATGGCAAAACCTagtcaaattaaacaaaatcctAGGACTAAAGAAGCCAAAAACATAAGTATTTTCAGAAAGGGCATATCCCCTAGATGGGAAGATCCAGCCAACAGCAATGGAGGCCGGTTTGAAATGAACATCAATGCAGACAAATTGGGCAGTAGTGTGGAAATTGATAAACTTTGGGAAGACTTAATATTGCTTATGATTGGAGAAAATTTTGGCGAGCTGAATGAGAAAATTCACGGTGTTGATTTAGCTATACGTAGGAGGGAATACAGACTTTCCTTATGGGTAGGGGAGTGTGATAAACAGGCAAAGAGTTTgatgattgaaaaaataaaaagcatcaGTGATGTTGAAATCAGATTTGAAAACCATACATGGTGA
- the LOC136033333 gene encoding guanylate kinase-like, translating to MFCDTQLKVNALPRPFVLCGPSGVGKSTLIKKMMVEFGDILEFSVSHTTRAPRTGEVDGIDYFFTTKSEMERSISNGEFIEHAVFSGNIYGTSKMAVEKVQELGKICVLDIERQGVMQIKKTDLNPHLIFIKPPSMEELKNRLISRGTETEELLKKRLSVAEEEIDFGEIPGNFHKIIVNDDIHKAYSELKEYLLTQIQDVRKNRAQMNGC from the coding sequence ATGTTTTGTGATACCCAACTCAAAGTCAATGCCTTGCCTCGTCCATTCGTACTTTGTGGTCCATCAGGAGTGGGAAAGTCAACCTTGATTAAGAAGATGATGGTTGAATTTGGCGATATACTTGAATTTTCTGTATCACATACGACACGAGCCCCTAGAACCGGCGAAGTTGATGGAATAGATTACTTTTTTACAACCAAATCAGAGATGGAACGAAGCATAAGTAATGGAGAATTTATCGAGCATGCTGTTTTCTCAGGGAATATTTATGGAACAAGCAAAATGGCAGTAGAAAAGGTTCAAGAACTGGGTAAGATTTGTGTTTTGGACATAGAAAGACAGGGAGTTATGCAAATTAAGAAAACAGATTTAAACCCACATCTGATCTTTATTAAACCCCCATCTATGGAAGAACTGAAAAACCGTTTAATCTCTCGTGGTACAGAAACAGAGGAGTTGTTGAAGAAAAGACTATCTGTGGCAGAAGAAGAAATTGATTTTGGGGAAATACCAGGAAACTTCCACAAGATCATAGTAAATGATGATATTCATAAGGCTTATTCCGAGCTTAAAGAATATTTATTGACTCAAATACAAGATGTTCGCAAGAATAGAGCCCAAATGAACGGTTGCTAG